The following are encoded together in the Robertmurraya sp. FSL R5-0851 genome:
- the rplX gene encoding 50S ribosomal protein L24 encodes MHVKKGDKVMVISGKDKGKTGVILAAYPKQSRVLVEGVNIVKKHSKPSQMNPQGGIINREAPIHVSNVMPIDPKTGTPTRVGFKEVDGKKVRVAKKSGEVLDK; translated from the coding sequence ATGCATGTGAAAAAAGGTGACAAAGTTATGGTCATCTCTGGTAAGGATAAAGGCAAAACAGGTGTTATTTTAGCTGCTTACCCAAAACAAAGCCGTGTGCTAGTTGAAGGTGTGAACATCGTAAAGAAACACTCTAAGCCATCCCAAATGAATCCACAAGGTGGAATCATTAACCGAGAGGCACCTATTCATGTATCAAACGTCATGCCTATCGATCCTAAGACTGGTACGCCAACTCGTGTAGGGTTCAAAGAGGTTGACGGTAAAAAAGTACGTGTTGCAAAAAAATCCGGTGAAGTACTAGATAAATAA